The following nucleotide sequence is from Pedobacter sp. PACM 27299.
ATATTGCATTTTTACTAAATCCTCCGTCCACAAAAATGCGTTTCACACTGTCCCCATTCATAACGAGACTAGAAGAAGTATGCTGTTGTATAACTATATCCAGCATAAATTGGTGGTAGGCCTCTTCATCCGTTGCAAAAACAGAGAGATCTCTTGATCCAAATTCCCAGACCTTACCTTTTGGAATCTTCACTTTTTCTTCTTTAAGTGAGGCCAGCAATTGGTCTGCAATTATAGCATTATAGCGCATATTCCGATAACGGCTTACCCCTTGTCCAAAATACAGGCCTATTCGCTTCACTTGTTGCTCATGCTCATAACCAGAAAATATGCGGGATGCCTTTACCGGCTTACCTTTAAACTGCAGGTAACACAAACAATCTTGCTCCAATTCTTCCGCACTAAGCGGATCAACATTAAAGGGATTCATAGTAATGCACCAAGTTCCAGTGGAAATCAAGACAAAAGGTTCATGGAAATTGATCAGATAAGGAATTAAGGCCGCAGAGCTATCATGCAATCCTATTCCTACCTTATATAGATTTCCTGGAAATTCAGCAGGAAAAACCTCATCCGCCTGATGTATTGGTGCCAATTTTTTATCCAGCCCTTCCTTCAGCACCCAGTCATGGTAATTTTTACGGGTAAAATCCCATAATTGCGTATGACAACCAATACTGGTTAAGTCGGAACATTCTATACCAGAAACCAGATAACTCAAATATTGTGGAAGATGTAGTGCATAATGAATCTGGCGAAACAATTCCGGTTTTTCCTTTTTAATACGATACAACTGCATACCGGAATTTAAACTCCCTAATATTGGAGAAGCCGTTTCAGAAGCAATCTTTTCCTCCCCTCCGTACTTATTATAAAATTCATCTTTTAACGCTTCGGGATAAGGCTTCAGATAATTATAGAGTGGTGCCAATGGTTTCCCATACTCATCAATATACACGAGACTTGCTCCGTAAGTAGAAAAATTAACGGCTTTAATGATAAACTCTTTGCGCCTCATTATCTCCCGCAAAGAATCAAAAATAGAAAGACGCAAACTTTCCAAATTTTCACAAGCATCACCAGCCTCATCACAGGTTTCTATAAACCTGGCGGAACGCTCAAATACAATCTGATAATTTTCGTCGAACAAAAAAATTTTCTTGTTGGTTTTACCCACATCAAATACAACGACAACTGGAATGGCCTCCATTATAATCCTGTAGCTATAGTTTTTAATCCTCTCTCCTTAATCAAGTTTTCTCTGACCTGCAATTTCCTATACAAGACCAATGGATTGGCCGCCCCTCCTACTCGTATTCTAGCTTCTCGAACAATCGAACGAACATCGGTTCGGAATGCATTCTGTAAAATTTCCTGACACAAAGCCACATCATTGTTCCCCTGTGCATTGGCTAACGCGACACGATCCACGAGCAAAGCCTGTGTATAAGACAACATAATGGCCTCTACCGATTGTAGCAAATCTTCTAAGGGATCTTTGACATTATGAGAAGCATCAATCATCCAACCTAAACCAGTAGCATGGTCTATTCCTTTTGCGTCCATCCCTTCAATCAATTCATTGAAAATTAAGAACAACTGATAAGGTTTTATGCTACCAGCAGTGAGGTCATCATCACCATATTTAGAGTCATTAAAATGAAAGCCACCAAGCTTCCCTTCCATCAATAACAAGGAGACAATCTGTTCAATATTGGCATTAGGCAAATGGTGACCTAAATCTACTAAGCTGAAGGCCTTAGACCCTAACTTATTTGCCAGTAGCAATGACTGCCCCCAATCTCCAACTGTCGTAGAATAAAAATTAGGCTCAAAGGCCTTGTACTCTACAAAAACTTTCCAGTGCTCAGGTAAAGCTGCATAGATTTCCTGCAGACTTTCCAATGTATTTTGAAAAGCTTTTCTAAAATTTAGCTGACCTGGAAAGCAAGAACCGTCAGCAAGCCAAACCGATAAAACATCCGATCCTAGTGCCTTTCCATGTTCAATAACTTCTATATTATGGGCAATTGCCTGTTGTCTAACGGCTTTGTCTACATGCTGCAGAGAGCCAAATTTATAACTATAGCTTTGGCCCGGCAGATCTTGAAAAGTATTGGAATTCATCGCATCAAACTTTAATCCATGATGGTGCGCTAATTCCTTAATCGATTGATAATCCTGAGGCACATCCCAAGGGATATGCAATGAAATTGCGCCACTAGACTGATTTAAACAATGAATTAAACCAACATCCGTTATTTTTTCTTCTAAACTCCTCGGCTCACCCCCCCAGAGAAACGCCCAAAACGAGTGCCTCCGGTGCCTAACGCCCAACTTGGGATGGCAATTTGGAATTTCATCAATTTAGTGACTACCTCCTCGGTCCGATCATTCATCGAGGCCGTATATTCAAACTCATGCTGATGAGACTTTATATGTTGTTCATTATGTGCTGCTATTCTATCTTTTACTATTTCCATTTTGTCTTCTTTATTACTAACTCCATTTTGTTTAGCGTACAAATGCCATTGCTACTCCGCCATCAACATTCAATACATTTCCTGTGGACTTATTTAGCAAGCCACCCACATATACCATACAAGCATTGGCAATATCTTCGGGAAGGATAATCTGATTTAACAAGGTTCTTTTTGCATAAAATTCTGGCAGCTCTTCTACTTTAATACCATAGGCCTTAGCTCTTCCGGCTGCCCAATCGCCTTCCCATATTTTACTATCTGAGATGACTGCATCTGGGTTAACAACATTTACTCTAATCTGATCACTCCCTAATTCTGCTGCATTTAAGCGACTCAAGTGGAGCTGAGCGGCTTTAGCAGAGCCGTATCCTGCATTGTTGGGTCCGGAAACCAACGCATTTTTGCTAACAATATTGATGACATCGCCACCGACACCTTGTTTTCGCATCATATTAACGGCCTCCTGTGTAATTCTAAACTGGCCTTTAACCAACACATCATACAATAAATCCCAGTCCTGTACGGTGTGTGCCTCCAGTGGTTTTGAAATAGATAATCCCGCACAATTGACTACAATATCTATCCCTCCAAATGACAAAGCTGCTTGATTAAATGCTTCATCAATAGCTTCTTTATTTGTTACATCTAATAATACAGAGGAAAAAGTATCATCCCCAAATAGCTTTTTGAATTCTTTCCCTGCATGATCCAGCCTTTGAGCGTCATTGTCATTCAACAATACAACTGCACCTTCTTCTAAAAACTTTTTGGCTATAGCCTTACCAATCCCCCCTGCACTTCCAGTTACCAATGCTATTTTCCCGGAAAGAGATTTAGACTTAGGCATCCGTTGCAATTTAGCCTCCTCCAATAACCAGTATTCAATATTGAAAGCCTCTTGTCGAGGAAGCGAAGTGTAGGTTGAAACTGCTTCTGCACCTTTCATTACATTAATAGCATTGGTATAAAATTCCGCGGCTACGCGTGCGGTCTGCTTATCTTTTGCGAAGGAAAATAAACCAATTCCAGGATATAAAATAATTACAGGATTAGCATCTCGGATAGCCGGACTGTTAGCATGCTTACATGCCTCATAATAGGCTTGATACATTTCTCGATATGCTTTAAACGCCGGGGCAAGCTTTGCTTTAAGGAGTTCAGAATCCGTTAAATCTTCATCAGGATTCAATTCCAATACCAGCGGACTGATCTTAGTGCGCAAAAAATGATCAGGACAACTCGTTCCTAATGGTGCAAGGCGATCCAGATCATTAGAATTAATAAATTCAAGTACACGGGCATCGTCACTAAAATGTCCGATCATACTCCGCTCGGTGGAACAAAATCCACGTAAAAATGGAGCTAGCAGCGCGGCTTGTTTGACCCTCTGATCAGCTACTATAGTATTAATACGTTGGCCGCCAAACACCGGTCCTTTCTGCCCATAACTTGCTTCAAGATAGGCCGCACATTTTTCTACCACTTCCAGGGTGTTAAGATAACAATCATAAGCCGTATCTCCCCAAGTGAATAACCCGTGAGACCCCAGCATAATGCCGCGAATTCCAGGGTTTTCT
It contains:
- a CDS encoding FGGY-family carbohydrate kinase — encoded protein: MEAIPVVVVFDVGKTNKKIFLFDENYQIVFERSARFIETCDEAGDACENLESLRLSIFDSLREIMRRKEFIIKAVNFSTYGASLVYIDEYGKPLAPLYNYLKPYPEALKDEFYNKYGGEEKIASETASPILGSLNSGMQLYRIKKEKPELFRQIHYALHLPQYLSYLVSGIECSDLTSIGCHTQLWDFTRKNYHDWVLKEGLDKKLAPIHQADEVFPAEFPGNLYKVGIGLHDSSAALIPYLINFHEPFVLISTGTWCITMNPFNVDPLSAEELEQDCLCYLQFKGKPVKASRIFSGYEHEQQVKRIGLYFGQGVSRYRNMRYNAIIADQLLASLKEEKVKIPKGKVWEFGSRDLSVFATDEEAYHQFMLDIVIQQHTSSSLVMNGDSVKRIFVDGGFSKNAIYMNLLARLFPKIEVFAASMAQATAIGTALAIHEHWNSKPMPNDIIELKYYATNNDKVL
- a CDS encoding bifunctional aldolase/short-chain dehydrogenase, giving the protein MSDEKDRFKYVNYLWDKDKADKLEGDEVGLLIYRSNLLGADLRLTNYGGGNTSCKANAIDPLTREHVEVMWIKGSGGDIGTLKRNGLAALYVDKLHSLQKIYTGIEQEDAMVELFNHCIYDLDSKAPSIDTPLHGFLPFKHIDHLHPDAAIAIAAAKDGKRITEELFEGAIGWVDWQKPGFDLGLQLQHCLAENPGIRGIMLGSHGLFTWGDTAYDCYLNTLEVVEKCAAYLEASYGQKGPVFGGQRINTIVADQRVKQAALLAPFLRGFCSTERSMIGHFSDDARVLEFINSNDLDRLAPLGTSCPDHFLRTKISPLVLELNPDEDLTDSELLKAKLAPAFKAYREMYQAYYEACKHANSPAIRDANPVIILYPGIGLFSFAKDKQTARVAAEFYTNAINVMKGAEAVSTYTSLPRQEAFNIEYWLLEEAKLQRMPKSKSLSGKIALVTGSAGGIGKAIAKKFLEEGAVVLLNDNDAQRLDHAGKEFKKLFGDDTFSSVLLDVTNKEAIDEAFNQAALSFGGIDIVVNCAGLSISKPLEAHTVQDWDLLYDVLVKGQFRITQEAVNMMRKQGVGGDVINIVSKNALVSGPNNAGYGSAKAAQLHLSRLNAAELGSDQIRVNVVNPDAVISDSKIWEGDWAAGRAKAYGIKVEELPEFYAKRTLLNQIILPEDIANACMVYVGGLLNKSTGNVLNVDGGVAMAFVR